A stretch of Prunus dulcis chromosome 6, ALMONDv2, whole genome shotgun sequence DNA encodes these proteins:
- the LOC117631681 gene encoding uncharacterized protein LOC117631681, translating to MCPLRLILIFLSATLAGFFVLRNLKSEPKLDTPHHEEHETNHHHQNPNNSPNRFSKVRSAMESGFWTIVDMGSGRYLWRHFVSASPKPSN from the exons atgTGTCCCCTGAGGCTGATTTTGATCTTCCTCTCAGCCACTCTGGCTGGCTTCTTCGTCCTCAGAAACCTCAAATCCGAACCCAAATTGGATACTCCGCACCATGAAGAACATGAgaccaaccaccaccaccaaaaccCCAACAACTCTCCTAACCGATTTTCCAAG GTTCGGTCAGCCATGGAATCAGGGTTCTGGACCATTGTGGACATGGGCAGTGGACGCTATCTCTGGAGGCATTTTGTCTCAGCGTCCCCAAAACCATCAAATTGA
- the LOC117631680 gene encoding uncharacterized protein LOC117631680 produces MRQRRKIGSEIPENRIGEEKEAEEGRFFACYLLTSRSPRYKGHTYIGFTVNPRRRIRQHNGEIGQGAWRTKRKRPWEMVLCIYGFPTNVSALQFEWAWQNPTVLKAVRQAAASFKSLGGLVSKIKLAYTMLTLPPWQSLNITINFFSTQYTKHSAGCPLLPEQMKVKVCSMDELPSCTKLSDDLLENEDEWCNEREFDEDMNTSTLHDETISDFMGHNSADDQQSDSGNRMNDSGNRMNEVYGCSKVGEDEWYNGRECDEAMNDGTLQEEILSDLIVQSSADDQQDNTAKTNKAHQGSQEVGEDCTEQFGFIASPVRTPSSNVTTSFGTEVTKYIGSADAISVKLGRPAMEQLTTIVADHQSPSRSYLRPCGAELIDLTTPASLCRSHLCGKKSRVAPVYPRIIDLTKSPNFIQL; encoded by the exons atgaggcaGAGAAGAAAGATTGGATCAGAAATCCCAGAAAACCGAATCGGGGAGGagaaagaagcagaagaaggaCGATTCTTCGCATGCTATCTGTTGACCTCTCGCAGCCCCCGCTACAAAGGCCACACCTATATTGG ATTCACAGTGAACCCACGGCGTCGTATAAGACAGCACAATGGTGAAATAGGGCAAGGTGCTTGGAGAACGAAGCGGAAGCGTCCATGGGAGATGGTCTTGTGCATCTATGGTTTCCCAACTAACGTTTCTGCTCTCCAG TTTGAATGGGCCTGGCAGAACCCAACTGTATTAAAGGCAGTTAGGCAGGCTGCTGCAAGCTTTAAATCCCTGGGAGGGCTTGTCAGCAAGATCAAACTTGCATACACCATGCTCACCCTCCCTCCTTGGCAGAG CTTGAACATCACTATAAACTTCTTTTCAACCCAGTACACCAAACATTCTGCTGGTTGTCCACTCCTTCCAGAACAGATGAAGGTCAAAGTCTGCTCCATGGATGAGCTTCCTTCATGTACTAAACTATCTGATGACCTTTTGGAAAATGAAGATGAGTGGTGTAATGAAAGGGAATTTGATGAAGATATGAATACCAGTACACTACACGATGAAACAATATCGGACTTCATGGGTCATAATTCAGCAGATGATCAGCAGAGTGATAGTGGCAATAGAATGAATGATAGTGGCAatagaatgaatgaagtatacGGATGCAGTAAAGTAGGAGAAGATGAGTGGTATAATGGAAGAGAATGTGATGAAGCTATGAATGATGGTACATTACAGGAAGAAATATTATCTGATCTTATAGTTCAAAGTTCAGCAGATGATCAGCAGGATAATACCGCCAAGACAAACAAAGCACATCAAGGCAGTCAAGAAGTAGGAGAGGATTGTACAGAGCAATTTGGTTTTATCGCATCGCCAGTGAGAACGCCATCTTCAAATGTCACCACCTCATTTGGCACAGAAGTAACTAAATATATAGGATCTGCTGATGCCATTAGTGTTAAATTGGGCCGACCTGCAATGGAACAATTGACAACTATAGTTGCAGACCATCAGTCGCCCAGCAGAAGCTATCTCCGGCCTTGTGGAGCTGAGTTAATAGATTTGACAACCCCAGCTTCCCTATGCAGAAGCCATTTATGTGGCAAGAAGAGTAGAGTTGCTCCTGTTTATCCTCGGATTATTGACTTGACTAAGTCTCCCAATTTCATCCAACTATAG
- the LOC117630665 gene encoding CBL-interacting serine/threonine-protein kinase 10, protein MENKSNVLMQRYEIGRVLGQGTFAKVYYARSLITNQGVAIKVIDKDKIMKVGLMDQIKREISVMRLVRHPNIIHLYEVMATKTKIYFVIEYAKGGELFNKVAKGKLKEDVARKYFQQLINALDFCHSRGVYHRDIKPENLLLDENDNLKISDFGLSALAESKRQDGLLHTTCGTPAYVAPEVINRRGYDGVKADIWSCGVVLYVLLAGYLPFHDPNLMEMYRKIGKAEFRCPNWFSPEARRLLYKMLDPNPNTRVSLAKVKESSWFRKGTNAKNMKSEIENKDVAPISAEASGPSENSSLAAEAKQEPARPPNLNAFDIISLSAGFDLSGLFEKDSLNREARFTSRQPGPVIISKLEEMAKHLKLKVKKKDDGLLKMDALKEGRMGILSIDAEIFQITPTFHLVELKKSNGDTLEYQKMLEDIRPALQDIVWVWQGEEEQQLQEQQQQLQLQPQEEQLQQHQPQ, encoded by the coding sequence ATGGAGAATAAATCGAATGTGCTGATGCAAAGATACGAGATAGGGAGAGTACTAGGTCAAGGCACTTTTGCCAAGGTTTACTATGCAAGGAGCTTGATAACTAATCAGGGTGTGGCCATTAAGGTTATTGACAAAGATAAGATTATGAAGGTTGGGCTGATGGATCAGATCAAGAGAGAAATATCTGTTATGAGACTGGTTAGGCACCCTAACATTATACACCTTTATGAGGTCATGGCCACCAAAACTAAGATATACTTTGTCATTGAATATGCTAAAGGCGGTGAGCTGTTTAACAAGGTTGCTAAAGGAAAACTGAAGGAGGACGTTGCAAGGAAATATTTTCAGCAGCTAATCAATGCACTTGATTTCTGTCACAGTAGGGGTGTCTATCATCGGGATATAAAGCCAGAGAACTTATTGCTAGATGAGAATGATAACTTAAAAATCTCAGATTTTGGGTTAAGTGCCCTCGCTGAAAGCAAGCGCCAAGATGGTCTGCTTCATACCACCTGTGGTACTCCTGCCTATGTTGCTCCCGAAGTTATTAACAGGAGAGGCTATGATGGTGTGAAAGCTGATATTTGGTCTTGTGGGGTGGTCTTGTATGTCTTATTGGCAGGTTATCTCCCGTTTCATGATCCAAATTTGATGGAGATGTACAGGAAGATTGGCAAAGCAGAATTTAGATGCCCTAATTGGTTCTCACCAGAAGCACGTAGGCTACTGTATAAGATGTTGGATCCAAATCCCAATACTAGGGTTTCCTTAGCCAAAGTTAAGGAGAGTTCTTGGTTCAGAAAGGGAACAAACgccaaaaatatgaaatctgAAATAGAAAACAAGGATGTGGCTCCAATAAGTGCAGAAGCTTCTGGTCCCTCTGAGAATAGTAGTTTGGCTGCTGAGGCAAAGCAAGAACCAGCGAGACCTCCAAACTTGAATGCTTTTGATATTATCTCGCTTTCTGCTGGTTTTGATCTGTCTGGCTTGTTCGAAAAAGATTCTCTCAACAGAGAAGCAAGATTCACTTCCAGACAACCTGGCCCAGTCATCATCTCAAAGTTGGAAGAAATGGCTAAGCATCTGAAGCtcaaagtgaagaagaaggatgaTGGATTGTTGAAAATGGATGCACTGAAGGAAGGTAGAATGGGGATTTTGTCCATAGATGCAGAGATATTTCAGATTACTCCAACTTTTCATCTGGTTGAGttgaagaaatcaaatggAGATACATTGGAATACCAGAAGATGCTGGAGGACATAAGGCCTGCTCTGCAAGATATAGTCTGGGTTTGGCAAGGTGAGGAAGAGCAACAGCTGCAggagcagcagcaacaactgCAACTGCAGCCACAAGAAGAACAACTACAACAGCATCAGCCACAATAG
- the LOC117630666 gene encoding LOB domain-containing protein 13 — MGTMSTARHNNSFGLPQGMMMVNNTTLNTITPCAACKLLRRRCAEECPFSPYFSPHEPQKFSAVHKVFGASNVSKMLIEVAENQRADAANSLVYEANLRLRDPVYGCMGVISTLQQQIQSLQQELNAVRTEILRYQYKEATNHMVSSTNIMHHHPSLVSTSGMVSIAGPPQAIPKPAPPPPPPPPPPSSVVFSSSSSSSASSLYNPSTNTTGYSSMSSDNIPYFD; from the exons ATGGGAACCATGAGCACTGCTCGACATAATAATTCCTTTGGTCTTCCTCAAGGGATGATGATGGTGAACAACACAACCTTGAACACAATCACACCTTGTGCTGCATGTAAGCTCTTGAGAAGAAGATGTGCTGAAGAATGCCCTTTCTCTCCCTACTTCTCCCCTCATGAGCCCCAAAAGTTTTCAGCAGTCCACAAAGTCTTTGGTGCAAGCAATGTTTCCAAGATGCTAATT GAGGTGGCTGAGAACCAAAGAGCTGATGCAGCCAATAGCCTTGTTTATGAGGCAAACCTGAGGCTTAGAGACCCAGTGTATGGTTGCATGGGTGTAATTTCAACCTTGCAGCAACAGATTCAATCTCTCCAACAAGAACTTAATGCAGTAAGGACTGAAATCTTGAGATACCAATATAAAGAGGCCACTAATCACATGGTTTCTTCTACGAATATAATGCACCACCATCCTTCTTTGGTTTCTACTTCTGGGATGGTGTCCATTGCTGGACCACCACAAGCAATTCCAAAGCCAgcgccaccgccaccgccaccgccaccaccgcCTTCTTCAGTTGTgttttcttcgtcttcttcgtcttcgGCTTCCTCTTTATACAATCCGTCTACAAACACCACAGGCTATAGCTCCATGTCAAGCGATAATATTCcatattttgattaa
- the LOC117633141 gene encoding peroxidase 4-like, producing MASGRSSSLCSIWVIVLLVGFTGSSSAQLSTNFYSKSCPKVFYAVKSVVQSAVNKEKRMGASLLRLHFHDCFVNGCDGSILLDDTSSFTGEKTARPNNNSVRGFEVVDKIKSQVEKTCPGVVSCADILAIAARDSVKILGGPSWNVKLGRRDSKTASLAAANSGVIPPPTSTLSQLKTRFQAVGLNERDLVALSGAHTIGKARCTSFRARIYNETNIDASFAKARQSKCPSTVGSGDNNLAPLDVQTPNTFDTAYFKNLINQKGLLHSDQILYNNGGSTDSLVKTYSGSANTFNSDFAKAMIKMGDNKPLTGSNGEIRLNCRRPN from the exons ATGGCTTCTGGTAGGAGTTCTTCTCTGTGTTCCATATGGGTGATTGTCCTTCTTGTGGGTTTCACAGGGAGCTCTTCTGCTCAGCTCTCTACAAATTTCTATTCGAAGAGTTGCCCTAAGGTTTTTTATGCAGTCAAATCTGTTGTGCAGTCTGCtgtgaacaaagaaaagcGCATGGGAGCTTCCCTCCTTCGCCTTCACTTTCATGACTGCTTTGTTAAT GGTTGTGATGGGTCTATACTGCTCGACGACACTTCTTCTTTCACAGGAGAGAAGACTGCACGTCCCAATAATAACTCTGTTAGGGGATTTGAGGTTGTGGATAAGATTAAGTCCCAAGTGGAAAAAACATGTCCCGGCGTCGTTTCATGTGCTGATATTTTAGCCATTGCTGCTCGAGACTCTGTTAAGATT CTTGGAGGACCAAGTTGGAATGTTAAACTTGGAAGAAGGGATTCCAAGACAGCTAGCCTCGCTGCTGCCAACAGTGGAGTCATCCCTCCTCCCACTTCTACCCTCAGCCAGCTCAAAACTAGATTCCAAGCTGTAGGTCTCAATGAAAGGGACTTGGTAGCCCTATCTG GAGCGCACACAATCGGGAAAGCAAGGTGCACATCTTTCAGAGCTCGCATATACAACGAGACCAACATTGATGCATCATTTGCCAAGGCCAGGCAAAGCAAATGCCCAAGTACCGTTGGCTCAGGAGACAACAACCTTGCACCTTTGGACGTCCAAACTCCCAACACTTTTGACACTGCTTACTTCAAGAACCTCATCAACCAAAAGGGCCTCCTCCACTCTGACCAAATTCTCTACAACAATGGTGGATCCACAGATTCATTGGTTAAAACATACAGCGGCAGTGCCAATACCTTCAATTCTGACTTTGCCAAGGCAATGATCAAGATGGGAGATAATAAGCCACTCACTGGATCCAACGGTGAGATTAGATTGAACTGTAGGAGGCCTAACTAG